From Acidobacteriota bacterium, one genomic window encodes:
- a CDS encoding thiamine pyrophosphate-dependent dehydrogenase E1 component subunit alpha — MLPDNKVCRDMLYYMKLSREIETRIERKLYRQGKIVGGVYVGRGQEAISVGSSIQLEQDDCICPSHRDMGAFLIRGLSARAVLAQYMGKKTGVTRGKEANMHMGDMRHKIVAFVSMLADTVPVAAGIALAYKMRRQRNVVLCYFGDGATSRGDWHEGLNLAAVQRVPVVFLCNNNQYAYSTPLEKQMPIRDISIRARGYAMPGVTVDGNDVMAVYEATREAVELARDGGGPSLIECKTFRMTGHSAHDDGRYVPKELFEEWGKKDPILRWETRLIRDKVMSERDVREMATRITQEVDQAVSLAENDPLPDPEETLEGVYADQSVDAPLAFAASFFSPDRWR, encoded by the coding sequence ATGCTGCCTGACAATAAGGTGTGCCGGGACATGCTCTACTACATGAAGCTGTCCCGTGAGATCGAGACCAGGATAGAACGAAAGCTTTACCGGCAAGGGAAGATTGTGGGCGGCGTCTACGTGGGACGGGGCCAGGAAGCGATTTCCGTAGGCTCCTCCATCCAGTTGGAGCAGGACGATTGCATCTGTCCATCCCACCGGGACATGGGAGCTTTTCTGATTCGTGGCCTGTCCGCACGTGCGGTGCTGGCCCAGTACATGGGGAAAAAGACGGGGGTGACTCGGGGCAAGGAAGCCAATATGCACATGGGCGACATGCGCCACAAGATCGTGGCCTTCGTCAGTATGCTGGCCGACACCGTTCCGGTAGCCGCCGGCATTGCCCTGGCCTATAAAATGCGGCGGCAGCGAAACGTGGTGCTTTGCTATTTCGGGGACGGAGCCACCAGCCGGGGGGACTGGCACGAGGGACTGAATCTGGCGGCGGTGCAGAGGGTGCCGGTTGTCTTTCTGTGCAACAACAATCAGTACGCCTACTCCACCCCCTTGGAGAAGCAAATGCCCATACGGGATATCTCGATTCGAGCCCGGGGCTACGCCATGCCGGGCGTCACGGTGGATGGGAATGATGTGATGGCCGTCTACGAGGCGACCCGGGAGGCCGTGGAGTTGGCTCGTGACGGTGGCGGCCCCAGTCTGATCGAGTGCAAGACCTTCCGCATGACGGGTCACTCCGCCCACGATGACGGAAGGTACGTGCCCAAGGAGCTATTCGAAGAGTGGGGCAAGAAGGATCCCATTCTGAGGTGGGAGACCCGCCTCATTCGGGATAAGGTGATGAGCGAACGCGACGTGAGGGAAATGGCCACTCGCATTACCCAGGAAGTGGACCAGGCCGTGAGTCTGGCTGAGAACGATCCGCTCCCGGACCCTGAGGAAACCCTGGAGGGAGTGTACGCCGATCAGTCGGTCGATGCTCCATTGGCTTTTGCGGCTTCGTTCTTTTCTCCCGATCGCTGGAGGTAG
- a CDS encoding alpha-ketoacid dehydrogenase subunit beta gives MATTTYVEAIRQGLWEEMTRDDDVFVLGEDVGVYGGAFKVTAGFLDQFGEERVMDTPLCESAIVGAAIGAALMGMRPVAEMQFADFISCAFDQITNFAAKCRYRWGAGVPMVIRGPSGGGIHGGPFHSQNPEMYFVHTPGLKVVAPSTAYDAKGLIKSAIRDEDPVLFFEHKYLYRRVKEELPSDEFLVPIGKADVKRAGTDISVITYGAMVHSALEAAGVLAGDGVELEVVDLRTLVPLDKTTVLESVKKTGKVILLHEDTRTGGFAGELAAVIAEEVFEYLDGPVMRITAPDTPIPYSPPLEEFFLPKTSDVIRVARHLAAY, from the coding sequence GTGGCAACCACAACCTATGTCGAAGCCATTCGGCAGGGGCTTTGGGAGGAAATGACTCGAGACGACGACGTCTTTGTGCTGGGCGAGGATGTCGGCGTCTATGGCGGAGCCTTCAAGGTGACGGCCGGTTTTCTGGATCAGTTTGGAGAGGAGCGAGTGATGGACACTCCTCTCTGTGAATCGGCCATTGTCGGGGCAGCCATCGGTGCGGCGCTGATGGGTATGCGGCCGGTGGCCGAGATGCAGTTCGCCGACTTCATCTCCTGTGCTTTTGACCAGATCACCAACTTCGCCGCCAAGTGCCGCTACCGTTGGGGTGCCGGAGTCCCTATGGTGATCCGGGGTCCGTCCGGGGGTGGCATTCACGGTGGTCCCTTCCACTCTCAAAATCCGGAGATGTATTTCGTGCATACTCCCGGATTGAAGGTGGTGGCTCCGTCCACCGCCTATGATGCCAAGGGATTGATCAAGTCAGCCATTCGCGACGAAGATCCCGTTCTCTTTTTCGAACACAAGTACCTCTATCGACGCGTCAAGGAGGAGCTTCCGAGCGACGAGTTCCTGGTGCCCATCGGCAAGGCCGATGTCAAGCGTGCGGGGACCGATATTTCAGTGATCACTTACGGCGCCATGGTTCACAGCGCCTTGGAAGCCGCCGGAGTCCTGGCCGGAGACGGAGTCGAGTTGGAAGTGGTGGATCTGCGCACCTTGGTGCCCTTGGACAAGACAACAGTTCTCGAGTCGGTCAAGAAAACCGGAAAAGTGATTCTGTTGCACGAGGACACTCGGACCGGCGGCTTTGCGGGAGAACTGGCCGCGGTCATTGCGGAAGAGGTCTTTGAGTACCTGGACGGGCCCGTCATGCGCATAACGGCCCCCGACACTCCCATCCCCTACAGCCCGCCGCTGGAAGAGTTTTTTCTCCCCAAAACCTCGGATGTCATCCGCGTGGCCAGGCACTTGGCAGCATACTGA